A window of Ananas comosus cultivar F153 linkage group 11, ASM154086v1, whole genome shotgun sequence genomic DNA:
ATCGATTTTTTTGAACTCAGGGGTAGGGTGATGCCGCAATTCGCGCCATACATGAACCAGGAGATGACATACTTGCGCTCTACAATTTCACCAAAAGCATTACACGAAACAAATTGTGCCCCTGCTTCAAATATAATAGAtaagtaaatatttaaaataagttttttttttaaaaaaaataaagattaggTTTTATGAGTTGGCAAAAGCAGCATAGATCTATTTGTTGTGTACCCATGCCTGAGCCCAACAAACCTAGATAACCTATTAGCCATCGAAGCAATGTTGACCCGTAACTATAATGGGGTCGGATTCTGCAAGATGTCGTTCGCCATTTGTGATTCCCTTCGTACTCGGGGATGTTGTAGTTGGTTCAACGAATATCTAACTCCACAAATGACAAAATAGTAATCTTCTTCCACACAATTTAATCATTGAGCATTTATTAAGGGctcgtcatttttttttttttaaagagatatGTAGCATATTATTCGTtccgtttattttatttagaaataaatttagctagaaatgtgaatcaactaggattcgaacttaggtatcgactaccaaccactaagtcctttaccacttactctagagacggtcggtgcctcgccatttatttatatagtatagtattattatatgttGTATACAGTTGGCCATATATACGACTATAATGTGACAGGTAAAAGCCAAGacattttcctttctttttcccgTCTCCTCATTAATTCAAATACGTGATACAATTCACCAATCAGGGCTTCTCAAACAATTAGACCAACAAATTAACACAGAAAATAAGAGCAAAATATATAGACATAATATATACAGTTCAACTTACAAACTGACAAACAAGGCAACCAACTCAACCAACCCCCAAAATGGCTAAATCAGACCAAATTAACCTGCTGCTACCAACCACACCACTTCACAAAGCCATCAGTGATTTGCTTTGAGATCGGTGCACCTGAGTCCAAGTCTTtagtttttgtttgtttggagTGCAGGAGCTACGGGCAGAATTAATTGACATGCCGTCGCCGTCACTGTGGCCGTCGCCGTCACTGCTGGGTCACCAGTATTgtgcggcggcgtcggcggagggGGACGGGGAGGGAGAGGGCCAGAGGcgggagaaggtggaggagagggCGATGCCGGCCATGTTGAGGCCCTTAGTGCCGCAGTCCGGCAGGGGGGCCCACCGCCAGCGGGCGCGGTCGTAGGAGAGCCACGCCAAGTCCCAGGAGCCCTTGCAGTTGGAGAGGAGCACCAGCCTCACCACCCCGTCCCTCTCCGCCAGGCAACCCATCATCACCCCGTACGGCTTCCTGATCTCCTCGATcccctcccgcggcacccgcgACGTCATCTCCCACGCGCactcaccgccgccgccgccgccgccgcgcgggGCCATCCCCCACAGCTCCACGCCGGTCAccacgcgcgcgcgcgccctGCCCCCGGCCCCCTCCTCCGCGGCGGCCGATCGGATCACCGCCACGTGGCCGTTGCCGTGCACGTGCATCCGGTCGCCGGCGCGCGGGTCCTCGCCGGGGGGGAAGCGGGGCCGGTACACGACCGGGTCGGGGCCGGCGCGGAGGACGAGGCTCTCGGGGCCGGATTGGGCGACGTGGAGGTAGACGTCGGCGGCGTCGCGGGCGggcggggcgggggcggggcgGCTTCGAAGGAGCGCCAGGCGTCGGCCGTCGGAGCGTACTCGAAGAGGAAGGGCGGTGGTGGACGAGCTCGGCGAAGAGGAAGCGAAGCGGAGGGGAGTGTGGGCGGGGCCGAGGTCGGAGGAGAGAGGTGGGAGGGGAGCGGCGCCAGGAGTGGAGTGTGCCGCGGGGGCCGAGCGGgaggggaggcggcggagggagcGGGAGGAGAGGTCGACGGCGAGGTAGGGCGCGGAGGCCATTGGAgcgaaagaggaaaagaagggCCGAGGCGGCGAGGAGGAAGGGAGCGTCCTCCCGGGGGGGAGGAGGAGCGGTGCCACGGGGATGCGGAACCAGCGGGAGGCTGCGCCGTGGAAGCCCCGGAGCACGGCGTCGCGCGGGGGCCGCTTCTTGAAGACGAAGACCCAGCCatgggaggaggcggaggagtgGCGGAGGTGGTAGAGGCGGCGGAAGGAgtcggaggagaggagggaggagagggggcGGGAGACGGAGCGGAGGCGCAGCAGGTCGGGgagggagaggcggaggaggatcTCCTGCACCAGCAGCTCCCAGGGGAGGAGGCACAGCCCcaccgccgacgacgacgacgagtaCTGATCGGCGCCGTCCATTCGGTCTGGTcgattcttttattttttttttgtgggg
This region includes:
- the LOC109717057 gene encoding LOW QUALITY PROTEIN: uncharacterized protein LOC109717057 (The sequence of the model RefSeq protein was modified relative to this genomic sequence to represent the inferred CDS: inserted 3 bases in 3 codons; deleted 3 bases in 2 codons); its protein translation is MDGADQYSSSSSAVGLCLLPWELLVQEILLRLSLPDLLRLRSVSRPLSSLLSSDSFRRLYHLRHSSASSHGWVFVFKKRPPRDAVLRGFHGAASRWFRIPVAPLLLPPGRTLFLLAASALLFLFRSNGLRALLAVDLSSRSLRRLPXPLGPRGTLHSWRRSPPTSLLRPRPRPHSPPLRFLFAELVHHXPFLFEYAPTADAWRSFEAAPPPPRPPATPXDVYLHVAQSGPESLVLRAGPDPVVYRPRFPPGEDPRAGDRMHVHGNGHVAVIRSAAAEEGAGGRARARVVTGVELWGMAPRGGGGGGGECAWEMTSRVPREGIEEIRKPYGVMMGCLAERDGVVRLVLLSNCKGSWDLAWLSYDRARWRWAPLPDCGTKGLNMAGIALSSTFSRLWPSPSPSPSADAAAQYW